From Coturnix japonica isolate 7356 chromosome 1, Coturnix japonica 2.1, whole genome shotgun sequence, the proteins below share one genomic window:
- the KCNA1 gene encoding potassium voltage-gated channel subfamily A member 1 isoform X2, with amino-acid sequence MTVMAGENMDETSVLPGHPQDSYQPAAHDDHECCERVVINIAGLRFETQLKTLAQFPNTLLGNPKKRMRYFDPLRNEYFFDRNRPSFDAILYYYQSGGRLRRPVNVPLDMFSEEIKFYELGEEAMEKFREDEGFIKDEERPLPEGEYQRQVWLLFEYPESSGPARVIAIVSVMVILISIVIFCLETLPELKEDKEYTVHRTDNTTQVYKSNIFTDPFFVVETLCIIWFSFELVVRFFACPSKTEFFKNIMNFIDIVAIIPYFITLGTEMAEREGTQKGEQATSLAILRVIRLLTEET; translated from the exons ATGACTGTCATGGCTGGAGAGAACATGGATGAGACTTCTGTGCTACCTGGCCACCCCCAGGATAGCTACCAGCCCGCTGCCCATGATGACCATGAATGCTGTGAGCGTGTAGTGATAAACATTGCTGGACTACGTTTTGAGACGCAGTTAAAGACCTTAGCCCAATTCCCCAACACACTGCTGGGCAACCCCAAGAAGCGCATGCGGTACTTCGACCCTTTGCGCAATGAGTACTTCTTTGACCGAAACAGGCCCAGCTTTGATGCCATCCTCTACTACTACCAGTCTGGGGGACGGCTTCGCCGGCCAGTCAATGTTCCCTTGGACATGTTCTCTGAGGAGATCAAATTTTATGAGCTGGGTGAGGAAGCTATGGAGAAGTTCCGGGAAGATGAAGGGTTCATCAAAGATGAGGAGAGACCCTTGCCAGAGGGAGAGTATCAGCGCCAAGTATGGCTCCTCTTTGAGTACCCAGAAAGCTCTGGGCCTGCAAGGGTCATTGCGATAGTCTCTGTCATGGTGATCCTCATCTCCATTGTGATTTTCTGCCTAGAGACATTACCTGAGCTGAAGGAGGACAAGGAGTATACAGTGCATCGTACTGACAACACCACTCAGGTCTACAAATCCAACATCTTCACAGATCCCTTCTTTGTTGTTGAGACACTGTGCATCATCTGGTTCTCCTTTGAGCTGGTGGTGCGTTTCTTTGCTTGCCCCAGCAAGACTGAATTCTTCAAGAATATAATGAACTTCATTGACATTGTGGCCATCATCCCTTACTTCATCACCTTGGGCACTGAGATGGCTGAGCGGGAGGGGACTCAGAAGGGAGAGCAGGCCACCTCCTTGGCCATTCTGAGAGTCATCAGACTG CTCACTGAAGAGACTTAA
- the KCNA1 gene encoding potassium voltage-gated channel subfamily A member 1 isoform X1, with amino-acid sequence MTVMAGENMDETSVLPGHPQDSYQPAAHDDHECCERVVINIAGLRFETQLKTLAQFPNTLLGNPKKRMRYFDPLRNEYFFDRNRPSFDAILYYYQSGGRLRRPVNVPLDMFSEEIKFYELGEEAMEKFREDEGFIKDEERPLPEGEYQRQVWLLFEYPESSGPARVIAIVSVMVILISIVIFCLETLPELKEDKEYTVHRTDNTTQVYKSNIFTDPFFVVETLCIIWFSFELVVRFFACPSKTEFFKNIMNFIDIVAIIPYFITLGTEMAEREGTQKGEQATSLAILRVIRLVRVFRIFKLSRHSKGLQILGQTLKASMRELGLLIFFLFIGVILFSSAVYFAEAEEPESHFTSIPDAFWWAVVSMTTVGYGDMYPVTIGGKIVGSLCAIAGVLTIALPVPVIVSNFNYFYHRETEGEEQAQLLHVSSPNLASDSDLSRRSSSTISKSEYMEIEEDMNNSIDNFREANLRTGNCTVANQNCVNKSKLLTDV; translated from the coding sequence ATGACTGTCATGGCTGGAGAGAACATGGATGAGACTTCTGTGCTACCTGGCCACCCCCAGGATAGCTACCAGCCCGCTGCCCATGATGACCATGAATGCTGTGAGCGTGTAGTGATAAACATTGCTGGACTACGTTTTGAGACGCAGTTAAAGACCTTAGCCCAATTCCCCAACACACTGCTGGGCAACCCCAAGAAGCGCATGCGGTACTTCGACCCTTTGCGCAATGAGTACTTCTTTGACCGAAACAGGCCCAGCTTTGATGCCATCCTCTACTACTACCAGTCTGGGGGACGGCTTCGCCGGCCAGTCAATGTTCCCTTGGACATGTTCTCTGAGGAGATCAAATTTTATGAGCTGGGTGAGGAAGCTATGGAGAAGTTCCGGGAAGATGAAGGGTTCATCAAAGATGAGGAGAGACCCTTGCCAGAGGGAGAGTATCAGCGCCAAGTATGGCTCCTCTTTGAGTACCCAGAAAGCTCTGGGCCTGCAAGGGTCATTGCGATAGTCTCTGTCATGGTGATCCTCATCTCCATTGTGATTTTCTGCCTAGAGACATTACCTGAGCTGAAGGAGGACAAGGAGTATACAGTGCATCGTACTGACAACACCACTCAGGTCTACAAATCCAACATCTTCACAGATCCCTTCTTTGTTGTTGAGACACTGTGCATCATCTGGTTCTCCTTTGAGCTGGTGGTGCGTTTCTTTGCTTGCCCCAGCAAGACTGAATTCTTCAAGAATATAATGAACTTCATTGACATTGTGGCCATCATCCCTTACTTCATCACCTTGGGCACTGAGATGGCTGAGCGGGAGGGGACTCAGAAGGGAGAGCAGGCCACCTCCTTGGCCATTCTGAGAGTCATCAGACTGGTAAGAGTCTTTCGAATCTTCAAACTCTCCCGGCACTCTAAGGGCCTCCAGATTTTGGGACAGACCCTCAAAGCAAGTATGAGAGAGCTAGGTTTACtaatcttcttcctcttcattgGGGTGATCTTGTTCTCTAGTGCGGTGTATTTTGCTGAGGCTGAAGAACCTGAGTCTCATTTCACAAGTATCCCTGATGCTTTCTGGTGGGCGGTGGTATCCATGACCACTGTGGGCTATGGTGACATGTACCCTGTGACAATTGGAGGCAAAATCGTAGGCTCCTTGTGTGCCATCGCTGGTGTGCTGACAATTGCCCTGCCTGTACCTGTCATCGTGTCCAACTTCAACTACTTCTACCACCGAGAAACAGAAGGGGAAGAACAGGCTCAGTTACTTCACGTTAGCTCCCCAAATTTAGCATCTGACAGTGATCTCAGTCGCCGCAGCTCTTCTACTATCAGCAAATCTGAGTATATGGAAATCGAAGAGGATATGAATAATAGCATAGACAATTTTAGAGAGGCTAATCTCAGAACTGGCAATTGCACTGTAGCCAACCAAAACTGTGTTAATAAAAGCAAGCTGCTGACTGATGTATAA